The proteins below come from a single Candidatus Zixiibacteriota bacterium genomic window:
- a CDS encoding phosphate butyryltransferase produces the protein MSDEIHSGQEIISAAQKLSQDHKPKQVAVAAASDVAVLEAVSAAVKKGICTSVLCGNQDTIKKMADENDIDLAEIEIKNYTDPQEAAYNAVKLADQGEADVIMKGFISTSGLLKTVLSRDFSLRGPNTLSHTAVLDIPGYHKMIGITDGGMVVKPDFETKIQMIENSAMIFRALGFNKPKVALSGAIDYVDDNFPSTLLNQRILEHYRAGKIEGCEVFGPLTFDAATSREVARLRGIESPVAGDADIFVVDSIEECNIASKVMILFIKAIFAGVIVGARVPVSLVSRTDSAQNRMASLSIACLVAHKMQSEGGK, from the coding sequence ATGTCTGATGAAATACATTCCGGCCAGGAGATAATATCAGCCGCGCAAAAGCTCTCACAGGATCATAAACCCAAACAGGTAGCGGTTGCGGCGGCTTCCGATGTCGCTGTTTTGGAGGCGGTCTCAGCCGCTGTCAAAAAAGGTATCTGTACATCGGTTCTATGTGGCAACCAGGATACCATAAAAAAAATGGCCGATGAAAACGATATTGATCTGGCCGAGATCGAAATCAAAAACTACACCGATCCGCAGGAAGCCGCCTACAATGCCGTCAAGCTGGCAGACCAGGGTGAAGCGGATGTCATCATGAAGGGTTTCATCTCCACTTCCGGTCTTTTGAAAACCGTGCTCTCGCGCGACTTTTCCCTGCGCGGGCCCAACACTCTCTCCCACACGGCGGTGCTGGATATTCCCGGTTATCATAAGATGATAGGCATCACTGATGGAGGCATGGTGGTCAAGCCCGATTTCGAGACCAAAATACAGATGATCGAAAACAGCGCCATGATCTTCCGCGCGCTCGGATTTAATAAACCCAAAGTCGCTCTCTCCGGCGCGATAGATTATGTCGACGACAACTTCCCGTCAACCCTGTTGAACCAGCGTATCCTGGAGCATTACCGGGCTGGCAAGATCGAGGGTTGCGAGGTCTTTGGACCTCTTACTTTCGATGCCGCCACGAGCAGGGAAGTTGCCCGTTTGCGCGGAATCGAGAGTCCGGTGGCCGGCGATGCGGATATTTTTGTGGTTGACTCGATCGAGGAATGCAATATCGCCAGCAAGGTTATGATCCTGTTTATCAAGGCGATTTTCGCCGGGGTAATCGTCGGTGCCAGGGTACCGGTCTCGCTGGTATCCAGAACCGACAGCGCTCAAAACAGGATGGCATCGCTTTCGATCGCCTGCCTGGTAGCCCATAAAATGCAGAGCGAGGGAGGCAAATAG